A DNA window from Malus domestica chromosome 12, GDT2T_hap1 contains the following coding sequences:
- the LOC103450284 gene encoding uncharacterized protein, translated as MSMSAEPSSLDVFTESENDLSKFPEAEFVESHEIQARVDPKVVIRPMEGYSSSIREQKLQQVKRLLRKMISAKTAELKARWSDHENMQIVVYQPPKYPMNMTPSLQVAQVQDKPTKSPTTVIGEEVVSFELPTEFSEDLKTLIPEGSPHRFSFSERLVGWRITQRRRTKGGKDTFYRHEKSNSWLMRSIVEAVRFMMYEKFPKQGGASSDDEERRTSSAPRQRKASDVDCYNNKISEENMQGFDGEPYTEERVTEFFKSAYENLTNLKFIDKMETERKPVKVPQQNPSPPSIFSCSSSREGHANSPSGPSMFGGVEARATATAERLQDFTVDM; from the exons atGTCTATGTCCGCAGAACCCTCATCTCTTGATGTATTTACTGAATCTGAAAATGACCTCTCTAAATTCCCAGAAGCCGAGTTCGTGGAAAGCCATGAGATACAAGCCCGTGTTGATCCAAAAGTAGTAATTAGACCTATGGAGGGCTATAGTAGTAGTATCCGAGAGCAAAAATTGCAACAAGTCAAACGCTTGCTTCGGAAAATGATTTCT GCAAAAACAGCAGAGTTGAAGGCGAGGTGGTCTGATCATGAAAACATGCAAATTGTAGTATACCAACCGCCTAAATACCCCATGAATATGACACCAAGCCTCCAA GTAGCACAAGTCCAAGACAAACCGACAAAATCACCAACCACGGTGATCGGAGAGGAGGTGGTGTCATTTGAACTGCCCACAGAATTCTCTGAGGATTTAAAGACg TTGATACCGGAGGGGTCTCCTCACCGATTTTCTTTCTCTGAAAGACTAGTTGGCTGGAGGATTACTCAAAGACGACGAACCAAGGGAGGGAAGGACACG TTCTATAGacatgagaaatcaaactcttGGTTGATGAGATCGATTGTCGAGGCGGTTAGATTTATGATGTATGAGAAATTCCCTAAACAAGGAGGGGCAAGCTCAGATGACGAG GAGAGAAGGACAAGTTCAGCACCGAGACAGAGAAAAGCTTCGGATGTTGACTGTTACAACAATAAAATTTCAGAGGAAAATATGCAGGGTTTTGATGGCGAACCCTATACGGAAGAAAGGGTGACAGAATTTTTTAAGTCAGCCTATGAAAACTTGACGAACCTGAAATTTATTGATAAAATGGAGACCGAAAGAAAACCTGTGAAGGTTCCGCAGCAAAACCCATCTCCACCAAGCATTTTTTCCTGCAGTTCTTCTCGAGAAGGACATGCTAACAGTCCTTCCGGTCCTTCTATGTTCGGTGGTGTAGAAGCAAGAGCAACCGCAACGGCTGAGAGATTACAGGACTTTACAGTCGATATGTGA